The genomic window GCCATCTTGCGTGGTCGTCGCGGGAGCGTTGGCAGGGGCGGGCGTGCTGGGCGGTGTCATGGCGGCAGTGCTCCAGGGCGGTGGTCTGGAGAGATCAAAACCTTGCTCGGCACGCTGGGCGAGCCTGGAGAGAATCGATGCTGCCTTGATGGCACGCGCGTCATCCGATTCGCGCAAACGCTCTGCCGCTTCGGCCAGTTGTTGGAAGCGTTCGCGAAAAAAGCGCCGCGCGCCCGGGCCGGGCGGCAACGCCGAGGCATCACGCAGGGTGATGAACGACACACCCGCGTGGCAGGTGGGATTCGATGGACCCGCAGGAAGGCGCGCGGCGCGTTCGGCCAGCGGCGTCAACGCGTGCATCAGGCCAATGGCCAGATCCAGCGACACAGCCTTGTCCGGATCCTGGGAAGGAACCGCATAGGTATAAGCCAGCAAGCGTTGCATCAGTCCGTAGGCACTGTTGGCAAGATCAACGGTCGCGATGGCTTGCTCGTCTTCCAACCACACGCGCCCTTCGGGACGCGGCGGGCGGCGCAATACCGGATTGGTCGCCGCCGGAAACGCAGGGACGAAAGACGGATCCTCAGCGAGCAGTTGCTGGTATTCGGTACGTATCGCGGCGAATTTCTGATAGTGCGAGTCCGCCGTATTCTGTTGCGCGCCTTCACCTTGCGTCACGATGGCGTCGAACGCCGCCAATGCGGTTTTCAGGCAGATGACGCGCTTGGTGCCAGGTAACGCGACGTCTTCTGACGACAGTTGCAACGATGCATCACCACACATCGCGCCGCTTTCACCATGCGCCTCGGCAAGCAGACGCAAGGCATTGCTGAGTTTTTCGTAAAACGCACCGACGGTTTCGTAATCCATTCCCATCGGCGTAAGGCGCGGCCCGGCGACGCCACGCACGAAGACATGTTCGGGTGCAAAGCCATCGCCATCGGGTTCGGTGGAGCCCGCAGGGCGTTCCAGATAGACGAAATGCTGCAGCGTCGCCATGTTGAATGGCGCAAGCTTCACCACGACGCCTGCCGGCAGATAACCGGGATCGAGTGGAAAATTTGAGCGCCCTACACGTGGCGCTCCTCCCAACGCAACGGTGATGTTCCACACCGCCATCAGGTGACCCATTTCTTCAGTGGCTACCTGCAGGATGCTTTGACGCCAGCGCGTGACGGCATCCAGTTGCGTGCTAGTCAGCCCTTCGTCGATCGATGATTTCAGCGAGAAAGCGGCGTAGAGATACGTGCACATCAGGCAGTGTTCGAGCTCGGCTGCCTCGTACAGCGCGTGTAGCGTCTGCTCACGGCTTGGAACCGAATGCAAGGGACTGTAGCGAACCACGGCGACTCCCCGGACGATGCCAGACTGTTTACGTTACACCTTTAGGGAGTGGTGTGGGATGTGCTGGGTGCTGCTGTTTTTAACGCCGGATTGGCAAAGGAAGCGTATTCATCCTCGAACGACCGGTCTAAATAAATGCCTTACCGTCATTCCGGCCTTCTCCGGAATGACGGTAAGGTTAGAAGTCACTTCATGTCAGATTGGAATGCAGTGACAGGAGGATGGTCAGGCTCAGATAAACATCCCGCCCGACGCCTCAATCCGCTGCCCATTGATCCATCCACTTTCCTTCGACAACAGTGTCGCCACCACGCCGCCGATATCGTCGGGCAGGCCCACGCGCCCGAGTGCCGTTTGCGAGGCGACGAAGGCATTCACATCCGCGTTGTCGCGCACCAAGCCACCGCCGAAATCGGTTTCGATGGCGCCGGGCGCGAGCGTGTTGACGGCGATGTGCCGTGCGCCGAGTTCCTTGGCGAGGTAGCGGGTCAGCACCTCGATCGCACCCTTCATGGCCGCATAGGCCGAATAGCCTGGCAGGGCAAAGCGGGCGAGGCCGCTGGAGATGTTCAGGATGCGACCGCCGTCGGCAATCAGGGGCAGCAGTGTCTGGGTCAGGAAGAACGTGCCCTTGAAGTGGACATTCACCAGTTCGTCGAACTGCGCTTCGGAGGTTTCTGCAAAGCTCGCATGAACACCGACGCCTGCATTGTTGACCAGGTAGTCGAACTGGCTGCGCTGCCACTGATCCTTCAGCGCCGAACGCAGTTGGTCTGCAAAGGCAGGGAAGGTGGATACCTTGCCGACATCCAGCGGCAGGACCACGGCACGGTGACCAAGCTTGCGGATGGCCTCGGCCACCGCCTCGGCTTCCGCCTTGTTCGAACGATACGTCAGCACGACGTCGTTGCCGTGTTCGGCCAGCTTGAGGGCCATGCTCTTGCCCAGGCCGCGGCTGCCGCCGGTAATCAGGGCGATGGGGGTTTGAGTGCTCATGGGGTGTCTCCGTAGCGGGGGAAGTGAATCAACGATGCCCAGCTTATTGATCTGTACTTGCCGCATAAATCGGCAGATCATGAGTGCTGTGTTCGTGAAAAACGAACAATCGATCCGCTAGCGAAAGGACGGTCATGCATCGGACTGAAGCCATGCACATCTTCGTACGGGTAGCCGAAATGGCCAGCTTTACCCGCGCAGCCGATAGCCTGGGCCTGCCGAAAGCGAGCGCGTCCACCGCCATCCAGCAACTGGAAGCGCAGCTGGGTACCCAGCTGTTGCACCGGACCACACGCCGGGTGCAGATGACCCAGGACGGCCAGCGCTTCTACGAGCGCTGCAAAGAGTTGCTGGCGGATATGGACGAGCTGACCAGCATGTTCCAGCAGGCGCCGCAAATGATCAGCGGCCGCCTGCGCGTGGACATGAATGGCAGCATTGCTCGCCGGATCATGCCGTATCTGCCCCAATTCCTGCGTGAGCATCCACAGCTCCAGGTGGAGCTCAGTTGCACGGATCGCCGTGTCGATGTGGTCGGCGAGGGATTCGATTGCGTCCTGCGCGTGGGCAATCTGGAAGATTCCAGCCTGATCGTGCGGACGTTGGGTGTGTTCCCGATCGCTAACTGCGCCAGTCCGGCATATCTGGAGGAAAACGGCGTGCCGCGCGAACTCAGCGATCTGTCCGGGCACCGATTGATCCACTACGTGTCGAGGCTAGGGCAGCGCCCTCCCGGTTTCGAATATCTGGAAGGCAAGGAATGCCGCTATGTGCCGATGCAGGGCGTGCTGACGGTTAACAGCGTCGAGGCCTACGAGGAAGGTTGCCTTGCCGGGCTCGGCATCATCCAGGGGCCGCGCATCGGCCTGACAGAACTTATCGAGCAAGGACGCCTGATCGAAGTGCTGCCGCAATACCGTGCGGAGCCGATGCCCGTCTCGCTGCTTTATGGGCAGCGCCGCAATCTCTCAGCGCGCGTACAAGTTTTCATGGATTGGTTGAAAGACGTCATGGTGCCGTATCTGGATCTGGCATGAACGACGTATCTCGTTTGCGGAAAATTGTCACAGTGGCCAATTACGTTCGTCGGAAATATCAAGACGACGCCAACTGAACATCGTTTGTGGCGAAATGCGCTTTCATCCATTCACGAGGTGACACATGTCTGCAACGGGTGCCAATTCACTGTCGGCCATCAACCACATCGTCGTGCTGATGTTGGAGAATCGCTCCTTCGATCACATGCTCGGCTTTCTCTACACCGATGCCGGCAATGTGTCGCCGACGGGGCAGCCATTCGAAGGCCTGAAAGGCACCGAATCCAATCCTGGCGCAAGCGGAACGCAGCCGGTGACCGTCTACAAGATCCAGCCGGCAGTCGCCAGCACCTATTACATGCCCGGCGCAGATCCCGGCGAGGGCTATACCGCGACCAACTCGCAACTGTTCGGCAGCAACACTGCGCCGACGCCTCCGGTTGCCACCAATCAGGGCTTCATCAGCAATTTCTCCTACACGCTCGGCTGGGAGGGGAAAGAGAATTATTCGATTTTCGCCGGTACCGTCGCCAACGACATCATGGGTATGCACACGGCGCAGACACTGCCGGTGTTATCTGCGCTGGCACAGGGTTTTGCAGTCTGCGATTACTGGTATGGCTCAGTGCCCACGGAAACGTTGCCCAATCGCGCCTTCCTCCATGCGGGCACATCCCAAGGTCATATGGATGACAAGACCAAAACCTTCACCTCCCCCACGATATACACATCGCTAACCAAGCAGAACATCAGCTGGAAAATCTACGGTTACGATGCGGATCCGCTGACCCGACAGACCTTCACCGATCTGACCAATCTCGCCGAAACCTACTTCGGCGAATTTTCAAATTTCCAGAGCGATGCCGCGAACGGCTCGCTACCTTCCTACAGCTTTCTGGAACCCAGCTGGGGTTCGACCGGTAACAGCCAGCATCCCAACTATGATGTCGCACTTGGCGAACAATTCCTGCATGACGTTTATTACGCCTTGCGCAACAGTCCCACATGGAACCAGACGCTGCTGATCGTCACGTATGACGAACATGGCGGTTGCTACGACCATGTGCCACCGCCATCCGGCGCCATTCCACCCGATTCGACGGCCGGTGAGTATGGCTTCGATTTCAAACGCTTCGGACCGCGTGTGCCGGCCTTGCTGATCTCCCCGCTGATTCCCGCAGGCACCGTATTTCGCGTGCCCGAAGGCAGCATGCCATTTGATCACACCTCGATTCTCAAGACCGTGGAGCAACGCTGGAACGTGCCTGCCTTGACCGCACGTGATGCTGCAGCACCGGATGTCGGGGCTGTACTTAGTCTCGCCACGCCGCGCACCGACGATCCACTGTCAGGTGTCACGGTGCCGGTATCAAGTGGAACCAATCCTTCCGCCAATCGGCCTTCGCATCTGCAAGAGGTGTATGCGGATTTGGTATCGCGCCTGCCGGTGCCGGATGCGCAGGAGGGGACGCATCGTCCGCAGCCGCGATTGGAGACGGGGTACGACTATGATCGTTATATCAAGGAGAGGCTGGCAGCTTGGAAGGCTAGTCGGAACGCGTAAACGTTAGCGCCGTAAGCCATGGTTCCATTGACGAAATCCATCCGCTGTGCGGTGTTGAGTTACTCCGGGATCAAGTCCGGAGTAACCCAACTTACGCAGAAAAAGCGTCCCGGAAGCTTCCAGGCGACCGCCCATAAACCTGTCGAAACGCCGACGTAAAATGGCTATGACTGGAAAACCCAAGATCCACTGCCAGCGCCGACAAATCCTCATACTGCCCAAGCAGATCTAACGCCCGCGCCAACCGCAAACGCAGGTGATAACGGTAAAGCGGAATACCTTCCACCTGCTGAAATACTTGCGTGAGGTACACCGGCGAGCCGCCTATTTCGGCTGCAATATCTGCCAGCGTCCAGCGCTTGCCAAGATCGCTGGCGAGCAACACCTTCACACGATCGGCCAGGTGGCGGCGTGCCTGCGTTGCGCTGGTTTCGTGTGATGTACGTGGCCCAAGACTGCGACATACCAAGGTGAGCAACAGACCTTCGGCTTCCAGTGGTTCGATCGTGTGGTTTTCCAGCCCGTGCCTGAGCAGCGCGACGAGGGCCTGGGCACGAGGATCGATACGCAAGGATTGTCGGCGGAAGGTCAGTGTTCCACCTTTTGCCAGTAACGATGCAGGCGCCAGTTCGTGCAGCATGGCCTCGGATAGGCTGAGTGACAGGTTGGCATCGCCACCTTGCACGGGGTGGCTGACCTGGTAGCCCTGATCCGCATTGAAGAACAGGATGTGATTGGCATCCGCTACCACCTGATCGCCGCCGACGTGGCGCATGTAGACACCGCGATAGGGGAAAACCAGATACGTCTGCGCTGTGCATTCCTCTTCACTGCGATGGCGGCAATGACCGGCGCAATGCACGTTGCGCAGCGTCACGGTGCGGGTATCCAGCAGCGGGCTGATCTGGAATTCAGGCATAGCCTGAGTGCATTAATGAGATGAGAGGCGCTCATCATGCGCCTGTCCAGGCGTTCCCTCAACCGCTGCAAGGCACACGCACCGCCATGCCAGTGGGCCATCGTTTCAGCTTGCCAGCACGCAGCCGTTCTTACCGTTTTCTTTGGCCTGGTAGAGTGCGCGGTCTGCGGCCTGGATCAAGTCTTCGTCGGACTCCAGTTGCGCCTGCCACAGCGCAATGCCGATGCTAGCGCTTACGAGCGCGGTGAATGCGCCGCGCGTGCCGGTGAGGGGATAGGGCTTGGCGAGCACGTCGCAGATTTCCTGACAGCGCTGCGCGACCGGGTGGGGGCCGCTGACATCTTTGAAGATCAGAGCGAATTCGTCGCCGCCTAGTCGCGCCACCGTGTCGCCGGCGCGGACATGGTGATTGAGACGCGCCGCAATCACTTGCAGCAAGGCATCGCCGGCGGGGTGTCCGTGCGTGTCGTTGACGGCTTTGAAGCCATCGATATCGACCAGGGCTAACGCAAAGCCCTTATCGGGGTGCGCCTCGGTCATCGCGCTCCGAAGATGGTCGTGGAACAGCACGCGGTTCGGCAAGCCGGTGAGCATGTCATGCGTGGCCTGATGGCGAACTTTGGCTTCGATGCGTTGGCGTTCGGTGATTTCCACCTGCAGTTGCCGGTTACGCTCGGAAAGTTCTTCCAGTGTCTGTTGTAGTTGCATACGTGCGGAATGCAGTTCCAGAAACACGCGCACTTTGGATTGCAGGATCACGTCGTTGATGGGCTTGGAAATATAGTCCACCGCGCCGGAACGATAACCCTTGAGGCGATTGAGATCATCGGCGTACGCGGCAGTGACGAAAATCACCGGCGTATCGCGCAGTTGTTCGGCTTCGCCGAGCAGGGCAGCGACTTCGAAACCATCCATGTCAGGCATATTCACGTCGAGCAGGATCAGCGCGAATTGCTCATCAAGACATCGGGAAAGCGCTTCGTTGCCGCTGGTGGCTTCGATCAGTTCGGCGCCGCAGTCGGCGAGCAGATGACGCATGGCGACCAGATTGGCACGGGTGTCATCGACGACCAGGATTTTAGGAGGTTGGGTACTCATGGGAGGCACAATCGGTTAATCAATGGGGCAATATCGGAAAGATCGACACAGTGATCGGCGCCGGCTGTATCTAGCGCAGCCTGCGGCATGGTCGATATTTCCGCATTGGATGGCGATTGAACGATGGCTATTCCTCCCAGTTCCCGAATCCTTTGCAGGCCCGAGGCGCCATCGGCATTTCCCCCTGTGAGTACGACACCTATCAGTTTTTCGTGCCACACCTCCGCAGCAGAACAGAACATGACATCAATGGAAGGACGCGCGTATTGGACGCGCGGGTCGATCGACAAGGCGAAGTGGCGGTCTTTCTCTACCAACAAATGGTAACCACTCGGCGCCAGATGGACAGTGCCGCTCAGAACGGGATGGCGTTCCGCCGCTTCGGTCACGGGAAGGGCGGAGGCGCGCTGCAGTACTTCACACAGCAGTTCCACGGTGTCAGAGCCACTGTGGCAGCATACCAATACTGCTTGCGTGAGCCTTGGATCGAGGGCGCCGAGCACGACTTTGAGCGCGTCCAGGCCGCCTGCTGAACATCCGATCGCAATAGCTTGCGGGGTCGTCATGCTTGTTGGCGTTCCGGTTGGTGAGTCAGGCGGTAGATGCGCAGGCGTTCATCAAACGGTGTGAAGGTTGCCGCGGTAGTGGCGTAGTCCAGGCTCTCGCGCATGCCCACGCAAAGGAATCCTCCGCGCACCAGACTGTTACGGAACAGCGAGAGCACGTGATCCTGCAATGGGTTGGAAAAATAGATCATCACGTTGCGGCACAGCACCAGGTGCGCCTCGCAGAACACGCCATCGGAAACGAGGTTGTGCTGTGCAAAGGTGACGTTGCGGCGCAGGCGCTGATCAAGCTTGAGCAGGTTGTAGCGCGCGCTGTAGTAGTCGGCCAGCGAGTGCGTGCCGCCGGCAGCTTGATAATTACGCGACCATTGCTGCGCTTCACGCGCGGGATAAATGCCTTCTTGCGCCTGATGCAGAGCACGCTCGCTGAGATCGGTGGCGAAGATCTGCGTGCGCTCATACAGTCCCGCTTCTTCGAGCAGAATGGCAAGCGAATAGACTTCTTGTCCGTGCGCGCAGCCGGCTTGCCAGATATTGATCTGCGGATAGGAGGCCAGCAACGGCAATACCTGTTCGCGCAAGCCACGAAACATGCTCGGGTCGCGAAACATGTCGGAGGCGGGAACCGTCAGGCCATCGAGCATGCGCGGCAGTAATTGCGGCTCGTGCAT from Dyella caseinilytica includes these protein-coding regions:
- a CDS encoding alkaline phosphatase family protein — translated: MSATGANSLSAINHIVVLMLENRSFDHMLGFLYTDAGNVSPTGQPFEGLKGTESNPGASGTQPVTVYKIQPAVASTYYMPGADPGEGYTATNSQLFGSNTAPTPPVATNQGFISNFSYTLGWEGKENYSIFAGTVANDIMGMHTAQTLPVLSALAQGFAVCDYWYGSVPTETLPNRAFLHAGTSQGHMDDKTKTFTSPTIYTSLTKQNISWKIYGYDADPLTRQTFTDLTNLAETYFGEFSNFQSDAANGSLPSYSFLEPSWGSTGNSQHPNYDVALGEQFLHDVYYALRNSPTWNQTLLIVTYDEHGGCYDHVPPPSGAIPPDSTAGEYGFDFKRFGPRVPALLISPLIPAGTVFRVPEGSMPFDHTSILKTVEQRWNVPALTARDAAAPDVGAVLSLATPRTDDPLSGVTVPVSSGTNPSANRPSHLQEVYADLVSRLPVPDAQEGTHRPQPRLETGYDYDRYIKERLAAWKASRNA
- a CDS encoding SDR family NAD(P)-dependent oxidoreductase, with product MSTQTPIALITGGSRGLGKSMALKLAEHGNDVVLTYRSNKAEAEAVAEAIRKLGHRAVVLPLDVGKVSTFPAFADQLRSALKDQWQRSQFDYLVNNAGVGVHASFAETSEAQFDELVNVHFKGTFFLTQTLLPLIADGGRILNISSGLARFALPGYSAYAAMKGAIEVLTRYLAKELGARHIAVNTLAPGAIETDFGGGLVRDNADVNAFVASQTALGRVGLPDDIGGVVATLLSKESGWINGQRIEASGGMFI
- a CDS encoding helix-turn-helix transcriptional regulator; its protein translation is MPEFQISPLLDTRTVTLRNVHCAGHCRHRSEEECTAQTYLVFPYRGVYMRHVGGDQVVADANHILFFNADQGYQVSHPVQGGDANLSLSLSEAMLHELAPASLLAKGGTLTFRRQSLRIDPRAQALVALLRHGLENHTIEPLEAEGLLLTLVCRSLGPRTSHETSATQARRHLADRVKVLLASDLGKRWTLADIAAEIGGSPVYLTQVFQQVEGIPLYRYHLRLRLARALDLLGQYEDLSALAVDLGFSSHSHFTSAFRQVYGRSPGSFRDAFSA
- a CDS encoding diguanylate cyclase domain-containing protein, yielding MSTQPPKILVVDDTRANLVAMRHLLADCGAELIEATSGNEALSRCLDEQFALILLDVNMPDMDGFEVAALLGEAEQLRDTPVIFVTAAYADDLNRLKGYRSGAVDYISKPINDVILQSKVRVFLELHSARMQLQQTLEELSERNRQLQVEITERQRIEAKVRHQATHDMLTGLPNRVLFHDHLRSAMTEAHPDKGFALALVDIDGFKAVNDTHGHPAGDALLQVIAARLNHHVRAGDTVARLGGDEFALIFKDVSGPHPVAQRCQEICDVLAKPYPLTGTRGAFTALVSASIGIALWQAQLESDEDLIQAADRALYQAKENGKNGCVLAS
- a CDS encoding ferritin-like domain-containing protein; its protein translation is MVRYSPLHSVPSREQTLHALYEAAELEHCLMCTYLYAAFSLKSSIDEGLTSTQLDAVTRWRQSILQVATEEMGHLMAVWNITVALGGAPRVGRSNFPLDPGYLPAGVVVKLAPFNMATLQHFVYLERPAGSTEPDGDGFAPEHVFVRGVAGPRLTPMGMDYETVGAFYEKLSNALRLLAEAHGESGAMCGDASLQLSSEDVALPGTKRVICLKTALAAFDAIVTQGEGAQQNTADSHYQKFAAIRTEYQQLLAEDPSFVPAFPAATNPVLRRPPRPEGRVWLEDEQAIATVDLANSAYGLMQRLLAYTYAVPSQDPDKAVSLDLAIGLMHALTPLAERAARLPAGPSNPTCHAGVSFITLRDASALPPGPGARRFFRERFQQLAEAAERLRESDDARAIKAASILSRLAQRAEQGFDLSRPPPWSTAAMTPPSTPAPANAPATTTQDGIERVEGEKLAILFEAKRCIHSRFCVTGAPQVFLANVQGPWIHPDAMDAERLVDIAHACPSGAIRYQRRDGRPDESAPPVNLASTREAGPYAFRGDLRIDGAFAGYRVTLCRCGASKNKPFCDGSHHDAGFTATGEPPTGTSTDTLAVRDGPLHIDPQLNGPLKVRGNLEIISGTGRVVARITSAFLCRCGHSQNKPFCDGSHAKVGFVADGA
- a CDS encoding chemotaxis protein CheB encodes the protein MTTPQAIAIGCSAGGLDALKVVLGALDPRLTQAVLVCCHSGSDTVELLCEVLQRASALPVTEAAERHPVLSGTVHLAPSGYHLLVEKDRHFALSIDPRVQYARPSIDVMFCSAAEVWHEKLIGVVLTGGNADGASGLQRIRELGGIAIVQSPSNAEISTMPQAALDTAGADHCVDLSDIAPLINRLCLP
- a CDS encoding LysR family transcriptional regulator yields the protein MHRTEAMHIFVRVAEMASFTRAADSLGLPKASASTAIQQLEAQLGTQLLHRTTRRVQMTQDGQRFYERCKELLADMDELTSMFQQAPQMISGRLRVDMNGSIARRIMPYLPQFLREHPQLQVELSCTDRRVDVVGEGFDCVLRVGNLEDSSLIVRTLGVFPIANCASPAYLEENGVPRELSDLSGHRLIHYVSRLGQRPPGFEYLEGKECRYVPMQGVLTVNSVEAYEEGCLAGLGIIQGPRIGLTELIEQGRLIEVLPQYRAEPMPVSLLYGQRRNLSARVQVFMDWLKDVMVPYLDLA
- a CDS encoding CheR family methyltransferase; its protein translation is MTVDAQELDNIEVELFTQAMQRRHGYDFSQYAPASLKRRVLQLVEQLETRTISGLIERVMHEPQLLPRMLDGLTVPASDMFRDPSMFRGLREQVLPLLASYPQINIWQAGCAHGQEVYSLAILLEEAGLYERTQIFATDLSERALHQAQEGIYPAREAQQWSRNYQAAGGTHSLADYYSARYNLLKLDQRLRRNVTFAQHNLVSDGVFCEAHLVLCRNVMIYFSNPLQDHVLSLFRNSLVRGGFLCVGMRESLDYATTAATFTPFDERLRIYRLTHQPERQQA